One region of Microbacterium sufflavum genomic DNA includes:
- a CDS encoding inositol monophosphatase family protein: MSQEQELGALAAEVAREAGELARTRRQQGVTLAATKSTLADIVTEADREVEALIRDRLLTARPHDGFLGEESGTAAGDSGITWVVDPIDGTVNYAYGIPAYNVSIAAVQGEPDPSRWEALAAAVHAPAVGETFTAARGHGGWLDGRRLEVTQETPAGALLATGFGYDPATHDGDLATVRRVMPIARDLRRMGSAALDLAYVAAGRLDGYFERGLAPWDLAAGALLVSEAGGIVTRVDTDSPRPLLIAGGPAVHARLTEILC; the protein is encoded by the coding sequence GTGTCACAGGAGCAGGAGCTCGGCGCGCTCGCCGCGGAGGTCGCTCGGGAGGCGGGGGAGCTCGCCAGGACACGCCGACAGCAGGGGGTCACCCTGGCCGCGACCAAGTCGACACTGGCCGACATCGTGACCGAGGCCGACCGCGAGGTCGAGGCGCTCATCCGCGACCGTCTGCTGACGGCGCGGCCGCACGACGGCTTCCTCGGCGAGGAGTCCGGTACGGCGGCGGGCGACAGCGGGATCACCTGGGTGGTCGACCCCATCGACGGCACCGTCAACTACGCCTACGGCATCCCGGCCTACAACGTCAGCATTGCGGCCGTGCAGGGAGAGCCCGACCCGAGCCGGTGGGAGGCGCTCGCCGCCGCCGTGCACGCACCGGCCGTGGGGGAGACCTTCACCGCCGCTCGAGGTCACGGAGGCTGGCTCGACGGCAGACGCCTCGAGGTCACGCAGGAGACACCGGCCGGCGCGCTCCTCGCCACCGGGTTCGGCTACGACCCCGCGACCCACGACGGCGACCTCGCGACCGTGCGCCGGGTGATGCCCATCGCGCGGGACCTCCGGCGGATGGGGTCGGCCGCACTCGACCTCGCGTACGTCGCCGCTGGTCGACTCGACGGCTACTTCGAGCGCGGACTGGCCCCCTGGGACCTCGCGGCGGGCGCGCTCCTGGTGAGCGAGGCGGGCGGCATCGTGACGCGCGTCGACACCGACTCCCCTCGGCCGCTGCTGATCGCCGGAGGACCAGCCGTGCACGCGCGGCTCACCGAGATCCTGTGCTGA
- a CDS encoding M23 family metallopeptidase codes for MPFENPQAAAAPTRRSSRHRTAATEAPATGTTAPLAHAETVVALAAVAPLSRRAARQRPNDVPPVPQAPAEPFIAATPVPAVADVPAVPLAATHEAPAEAAGAEVIPPASEPFVAEADAEGDAFERASRAFRSTGTVRTVPAAAASAPSFASAADVQGAAAEHVASRPRRLRRFVTVGATVGVMGLAGLLAVSMTLPAEAVAAARGGSMASTSLVTAAAADAAGSAKDEIQAFVAPSDVQNAPLTRNDDYSTVSLVEVAAEQGINYSGEVFTNDPDAAIQWPFMVGVGMSYGYGMRSGRLHEGIDFTPGNGAPIQAIADGVVRTATEQGGAYGVTVYIDHVIDGQTITSHYAHMQYGSLQVKAGDRVTVGTVIGKTGNTGRSYGAHLHFELIVNGTTIDPMPWLRANAGRTSY; via the coding sequence TTGCCCTTCGAGAATCCCCAGGCTGCCGCTGCGCCCACGCGTCGCTCCAGCCGTCATCGCACTGCGGCCACCGAGGCCCCGGCGACCGGGACGACGGCACCCCTCGCTCACGCGGAGACCGTGGTCGCGCTCGCCGCCGTCGCACCCCTCTCCCGTCGCGCCGCACGTCAGCGGCCGAACGACGTCCCGCCGGTGCCTCAGGCTCCCGCCGAACCGTTCATCGCCGCGACGCCCGTGCCCGCCGTGGCCGACGTCCCCGCCGTGCCCCTCGCGGCGACGCACGAGGCACCCGCCGAGGCCGCAGGCGCCGAGGTCATCCCGCCGGCCTCCGAGCCGTTCGTGGCCGAAGCCGACGCCGAGGGAGACGCGTTCGAGCGTGCCTCGCGCGCCTTCCGCAGCACCGGCACCGTGCGTACCGTCCCTGCTGCGGCCGCGAGTGCCCCGTCATTCGCCAGCGCCGCCGACGTGCAGGGTGCGGCGGCCGAACACGTCGCATCGCGTCCCCGCCGTCTCCGGCGCTTCGTGACGGTCGGCGCGACCGTCGGTGTCATGGGTCTGGCCGGACTGCTCGCGGTCTCCATGACGCTGCCCGCCGAGGCCGTCGCCGCCGCGCGCGGAGGGTCGATGGCGTCCACCTCCCTCGTGACCGCTGCCGCCGCCGACGCCGCGGGGTCGGCGAAGGACGAGATCCAGGCCTTCGTCGCGCCCTCCGACGTGCAGAACGCACCGCTCACCCGCAACGACGACTACAGCACGGTCTCGCTCGTCGAGGTCGCGGCCGAGCAGGGCATCAACTACTCGGGCGAGGTCTTCACGAACGACCCCGACGCGGCCATCCAGTGGCCGTTCATGGTCGGCGTCGGCATGTCGTACGGCTATGGCATGCGCAGCGGGCGCCTGCACGAGGGCATCGACTTCACCCCCGGCAACGGCGCGCCCATCCAGGCGATCGCCGACGGCGTGGTGCGCACCGCCACGGAGCAGGGCGGCGCCTACGGGGTCACGGTCTACATCGACCACGTGATCGACGGTCAGACCATCACCAGCCACTATGCGCACATGCAGTACGGCTCGCTCCAGGTGAAGGCGGGCGACCGGGTCACCGTCGGCACCGTCATCGGCAAGACCGGGAACACGGGCCGCTCCTACGGCGCGCACCTCCACTTCGAGCTCATCGTCAACGGCACGACGATCGACCCGATGCCGTGGCTCCGCGCCAACGCCGGACGCACGTCGTACTGA
- a CDS encoding MDR family MFS transporter — MSATATADAPFLLTKRRIWIIFSALIAGMLLASLDQTIVSTAMPTIVGQLGGVDHQVWITTAYLLATTIVMPIYGKFGDVLGRRSLFLVAIALFTLASVGCALATDFWMFVVFRALQGLGGGGLMILSQAIIADIVPANERGKYMGPLGAVFGLSAVAGPLLGGFFVDHMTWQWAFYINIPVGIAAFVIALVALQLPSKKAEKRIDVLGVIFLSLATTCLIFFTDFGGDKEFGWDSLATWAWGAGLVVAATAFVITESRAQDPIIPLSLFRNPIFVNATAIGLVLGIGMFAAIGFVPTFLQMSSGTSAAASGLLMIPMMVGLMGTSIFSGIAISKTGKYKVYPIVGTIVTGLSMVAMTTLSAETPIWLICVFLFVFGAGLGLIMQVVVLVVQNAVPAGEIGTATSTNNYFREVGASLGVAVFGTIFTTRLTENLLGVFAGAGASPDQASQAASTIDPATLSALPDEVRDGIVTAYADALAPVFWYLVPFVALALLLSLFLKQIPLSDQAGLVARGEAISGEEAERLEAAQRAGGRRTTAVDGPEGSDPSTADR; from the coding sequence ATGTCCGCCACCGCCACCGCCGACGCGCCCTTCCTGCTCACGAAGCGTCGCATCTGGATCATCTTCAGCGCCCTGATCGCCGGCATGCTGCTCGCGAGCCTCGATCAGACCATCGTGTCGACCGCGATGCCGACCATCGTGGGCCAGCTCGGCGGCGTCGACCACCAGGTGTGGATCACGACCGCGTACCTGCTGGCCACCACCATCGTGATGCCGATCTACGGCAAGTTCGGCGACGTGCTCGGTCGTCGCAGCCTGTTCCTCGTCGCGATCGCGCTCTTCACGCTCGCGTCGGTGGGCTGCGCCCTGGCGACCGACTTCTGGATGTTCGTCGTGTTCCGGGCGCTGCAGGGCCTCGGCGGCGGCGGACTGATGATCCTGTCGCAGGCGATCATCGCCGACATCGTGCCCGCCAACGAGCGCGGCAAGTACATGGGTCCGCTCGGTGCCGTGTTCGGGCTCTCCGCCGTGGCCGGTCCGCTGCTCGGCGGGTTCTTCGTCGACCACATGACGTGGCAGTGGGCCTTCTACATCAACATCCCGGTCGGGATCGCGGCGTTCGTGATCGCGCTGGTCGCCCTGCAGCTGCCCAGCAAGAAGGCCGAGAAGCGCATCGACGTGCTCGGCGTGATCTTCCTCTCCCTCGCGACGACGTGCCTGATCTTCTTCACCGACTTCGGCGGCGACAAGGAGTTCGGGTGGGATTCGCTGGCGACCTGGGCGTGGGGCGCCGGCCTCGTGGTCGCCGCGACCGCGTTCGTCATCACCGAGTCCAGGGCGCAGGACCCGATCATCCCGCTGAGCCTGTTCCGCAACCCGATCTTCGTGAACGCGACGGCCATCGGACTGGTGCTCGGGATCGGCATGTTCGCGGCGATCGGCTTCGTGCCCACGTTCCTGCAGATGTCGTCCGGCACGTCGGCCGCGGCCTCCGGGCTGCTGATGATCCCGATGATGGTGGGCCTGATGGGCACGTCCATCTTCTCGGGCATCGCGATCTCGAAGACCGGGAAGTACAAGGTCTACCCGATCGTCGGCACGATCGTGACGGGCCTCTCGATGGTCGCGATGACCACGCTGTCGGCCGAGACGCCCATCTGGCTGATCTGCGTCTTCCTGTTCGTGTTCGGCGCGGGTCTCGGGCTCATCATGCAGGTCGTGGTGCTGGTGGTCCAGAACGCCGTGCCCGCGGGCGAGATCGGCACCGCGACGAGCACCAACAACTACTTCCGGGAGGTGGGGGCATCCCTCGGAGTGGCCGTCTTCGGCACGATCTTCACGACGCGGCTGACGGAGAACCTGCTCGGCGTGTTCGCCGGAGCCGGTGCCTCGCCGGATCAGGCGTCGCAGGCCGCGTCGACCATCGACCCCGCAACGCTCAGTGCGCTGCCCGACGAGGTGCGCGACGGGATCGTGACCGCGTACGCCGATGCGCTCGCCCCGGTGTTCTGGTACCTGGTGCCGTTCGTGGCGCTCGCACTGCTGCTGTCGCTGTTCCTCAAGCAGATCCCCCTGTCCGACCAGGCGGGACTCGTGGCACGCGGCGAAGCCATCAGCGGCGAGGAGGCGGAGCGGCTGGAGGCCGCTCAGCGCGCCGGCGGACGGAGGACCACCGCGGTCGACGGGCCGGAGGGGTCCGACCCGTCGACCGCGGACCGGTGA
- a CDS encoding TetR/AcrR family transcriptional regulator, translating to MDASAESTREQRKRETSRALTSVARRWTVERGFAGFTIEELCTEAGVSRRTFFNYFESKENAVFGITVIDSRQEELEDAFATADGDLLDDFVELTVARFSLFDPVEHAAELFAVIEHEPRLLKAAFEQQEKHERRDVALITRRLEGVEDAELRAQVLVQSVGALVRLCMEQLLHHHSTEPFAELIRRRLRLARDLYSPAQKAH from the coding sequence ATGGATGCGAGTGCAGAATCGACGAGGGAGCAGCGCAAGCGCGAGACGTCTCGCGCGCTCACCTCGGTGGCGCGGCGCTGGACGGTCGAACGAGGCTTCGCCGGCTTCACGATCGAGGAGCTGTGCACCGAGGCCGGGGTGTCTCGCCGCACGTTCTTCAACTACTTCGAGAGCAAGGAGAACGCGGTCTTCGGCATCACCGTGATCGACTCCCGCCAGGAGGAGCTGGAGGACGCTTTCGCGACCGCCGACGGCGACCTGCTCGACGACTTCGTCGAGCTCACCGTCGCCCGCTTCTCCCTGTTCGACCCCGTCGAGCATGCCGCCGAGCTGTTCGCCGTGATCGAGCACGAACCGCGACTGCTCAAGGCCGCGTTCGAGCAGCAGGAGAAGCACGAGCGGCGCGACGTCGCCCTGATCACCCGCCGGCTCGAGGGCGTCGAGGACGCCGAGCTGCGCGCGCAGGTGCTCGTGCAGTCCGTCGGTGCCCTCGTGCGCCTGTGCATGGAACAGCTCCTGCACCACCACTCCACCGAGCCGTTCGCCGAGCTGATCCGACGCCGTCTCCGGCTCGCGCGCGACCTGTACTCCCCCGCACAGAAAGCCCACTGA
- a CDS encoding Asp23/Gls24 family envelope stress response protein: MANVTGGSQPKAQVVPTAQAAAVGKTTIEDAVVAKIAGIAAREVSGVYALGGGAARMMGAIRDVLNTTDLSQGVSVEVGETQVAVDVTIVAEYPVSLQKVADDVRTAIHRAMVDLVGMDVAEINVSVNDVHIPSDDDADAEEARVQ, from the coding sequence ATGGCGAACGTGACGGGGGGCAGCCAGCCCAAGGCTCAGGTCGTACCGACGGCGCAGGCCGCAGCGGTGGGGAAGACCACGATCGAGGACGCGGTCGTCGCGAAGATCGCGGGTATCGCGGCCCGTGAGGTCAGCGGCGTCTATGCGCTCGGCGGCGGGGCGGCCCGCATGATGGGCGCGATCCGAGACGTGCTGAACACGACCGACCTCTCGCAGGGCGTGAGCGTGGAGGTCGGCGAGACGCAGGTGGCCGTCGACGTCACGATCGTCGCGGAGTACCCGGTGTCGCTGCAGAAGGTGGCCGACGACGTGCGCACGGCCATCCACCGGGCCATGGTCGACCTGGTCGGCATGGACGTCGCCGAGATCAACGTGAGCGTCAACGACGTGCACATCCCCTCGGACGACGACGCCGACGCCGAGGAGGCGCGAGTCCAGTGA
- a CDS encoding DUF2273 domain-containing protein: MNASVIGGAAAAVLALTWIVLGFWAFLLVLLAMLVGAAAGRIADGRLDVRALAEVVRGRRSSS; encoded by the coding sequence GTGAACGCCTCGGTGATCGGCGGAGCTGCGGCCGCGGTCCTCGCACTGACCTGGATCGTGCTGGGCTTCTGGGCGTTCCTGCTCGTGCTCCTCGCGATGCTCGTCGGCGCGGCGGCCGGGCGCATCGCCGACGGTCGCCTGGACGTGCGGGCGCTCGCCGAGGTGGTCCGCGGACGGCGGTCGTCCTCGTGA
- a CDS encoding CsbD family protein, whose product MSGENKIKAAAQKIAGKAKEVVGEVTDNDRLVAEGKAEQAKGDVRNAAEDVKDAFKK is encoded by the coding sequence ATGAGCGGAGAGAACAAGATCAAGGCCGCCGCCCAGAAGATCGCCGGCAAGGCGAAGGAGGTCGTCGGCGAGGTCACCGACAACGACCGGCTCGTCGCCGAGGGCAAGGCCGAGCAGGCGAAGGGCGATGTGCGGAACGCCGCCGAGGATGTCAAGGACGCGTTCAAGAAGTGA
- a CDS encoding RNA polymerase sigma factor, with amino-acid sequence MAADGSRGPLEHAGDHIVAGRAMDGDVEAFAVLVRRYTPMMRAYTQRMLNGSAEVDDTVQEAFVTAWQRFGELDDPGKVKSWLMRIVSRKAVDRLRRHRPAVDVTEIDRPAPLHASPSAVVEVREGVAALGAALRELPEAQRECWVLREMGGHSYDEIAAELGVPVSTVRGLLARARGFLITRMEAWR; translated from the coding sequence ATGGCAGCGGATGGCTCTCGCGGCCCGCTGGAACACGCCGGGGATCACATCGTCGCGGGTCGCGCCATGGACGGCGACGTCGAGGCGTTCGCGGTGCTGGTGCGGAGGTACACGCCGATGATGCGCGCGTACACGCAGCGCATGCTGAACGGCTCGGCCGAAGTGGACGACACCGTGCAGGAGGCGTTCGTGACCGCGTGGCAGCGGTTCGGCGAGCTCGACGACCCCGGCAAGGTCAAGAGCTGGCTGATGCGCATCGTGAGTCGCAAGGCCGTGGACCGGCTCCGGCGCCACCGCCCGGCGGTCGATGTGACCGAGATCGACCGGCCGGCACCCCTGCACGCCTCGCCGTCGGCGGTGGTGGAGGTGCGCGAGGGCGTCGCGGCACTGGGAGCCGCGCTGCGGGAGCTCCCGGAGGCGCAGCGCGAATGCTGGGTGCTGCGCGAGATGGGCGGGCACAGCTACGACGAGATCGCCGCGGAGCTCGGCGTCCCCGTCAGCACGGTGCGCGGGCTGCTGGCCCGTGCGCGCGGATTCCTGATCACCCGGATGGAGGCGTGGCGATGA
- a CDS encoding SDR family oxidoreductase, which translates to MTILVTGATGHLGRLIIAALLARGADPQSIVAGARDVARAADLGVRVVPLDYDDPASVAAALDGIDTVVLVSGSEVGRRVEQHRAVIDAAAAAGVSKLVYTSAPKATTSDLVLAPEHKATEELIAASGVPAVILRNNWYTENYAADLARAAETGVLASGTGEGRVASAGRADYAEAAAVVALDDGHTGAVYELGGDVAWDYTELAAAIAEVTGREVTFVSLTADQQLAALREAGLDEGTAGFVVALDAGIRGGALAETDGTLARLIGRPTTPLVEGLRAIA; encoded by the coding sequence ATGACCATCCTCGTCACCGGAGCCACCGGACACCTCGGCCGCCTCATCATCGCCGCCCTCCTCGCCCGCGGCGCCGACCCCCAGTCGATCGTCGCCGGAGCGCGCGACGTGGCCAGGGCGGCCGACCTCGGCGTGCGCGTCGTGCCGCTCGACTACGACGACCCGGCCTCCGTCGCCGCGGCCCTCGACGGCATCGACACGGTCGTGCTCGTGTCCGGCTCCGAGGTCGGCCGCCGCGTCGAGCAGCACCGGGCCGTGATCGACGCGGCCGCAGCCGCCGGCGTCTCGAAGCTCGTCTACACCAGCGCCCCGAAGGCCACCACGAGCGACCTGGTGCTCGCGCCGGAGCACAAGGCCACGGAGGAGCTGATCGCGGCCTCCGGCGTCCCGGCCGTGATCCTGCGCAACAACTGGTACACGGAGAACTACGCCGCCGACCTCGCGCGCGCAGCCGAGACGGGCGTGCTCGCCTCCGGCACCGGCGAGGGTCGCGTCGCCTCCGCCGGCCGCGCCGACTACGCCGAGGCCGCCGCCGTGGTCGCGCTCGACGACGGTCACACGGGCGCCGTGTACGAGCTCGGCGGCGACGTCGCGTGGGACTACACGGAGCTGGCCGCCGCGATCGCCGAGGTCACCGGACGCGAGGTGACCTTCGTGTCGCTCACGGCGGACCAGCAGCTCGCGGCGCTGCGCGAAGCCGGGCTCGACGAGGGCACCGCGGGCTTCGTCGTCGCCCTCGACGCCGGCATCCGCGGGGGCGCACTGGCCGAGACCGACGGCACGCTCGCGCGGCTGATCGGCCGTCCGACCACGCCGCTCGTCGAGGGACTGCGCGCGATCGCGTGA
- a CDS encoding winged helix-turn-helix transcriptional regulator, producing the protein MSVSFAEIRESSPTVFDQGCGTRVVLDHIMSKWGVLVLSCLSDGTRRWGELRREVDGISEKMLATTLRTLSADGLVHRESLPTVPPHVEYSLTPLGRDLMERMLPLMEWVATHADGMLGRE; encoded by the coding sequence ATGTCGGTGAGTTTTGCGGAAATCCGGGAGTCTTCGCCCACGGTGTTCGACCAGGGCTGCGGCACGCGCGTGGTGCTGGACCACATCATGAGCAAGTGGGGCGTGCTGGTGCTGTCGTGCCTGTCGGACGGCACGCGGCGCTGGGGCGAGCTGCGGCGGGAGGTCGACGGCATCAGCGAGAAGATGCTCGCGACCACGCTGCGCACGCTGTCGGCGGATGGGCTGGTGCACCGGGAATCCCTGCCCACGGTGCCCCCGCACGTGGAGTACAGCCTCACCCCGCTGGGACGTGACCTGATGGAGCGGATGCTGCCGCTGATGGAGTGGGTCGCCACGCACGCCGACGGGATGCTCGGTCGCGAATGA
- a CDS encoding APC family permease yields the protein MATTPIHLERPDGKGLAAGTLGLWGSTVIGLASTAPVYSLVATLGFVVLAVGAQAPIAFVIAFVPMLLIAFAYRELNNAVPDCGTTFTWGTKAFGPWVGWMGGWGVAVAGMVVLANLAQIASVYFWSLIGFDLENNDWRIILVAVLFIAAMTWVSWRGVEIGERIQNILLAVQYLALAIFVVAALWQFFTGDAPDATPFSWEWLNPFGFTDWSGFTEAILLALFIYWGWDTCLALNEETKDPKRIPGRAAVLTCVILLVTYVAVTIAAMMYAGLGEDGTGLGNEANADDFFLAIKDGLLGPFGWVLVVSVIISAISSTQTTILPTARGTLAMGVYRALPAKFKEVHPVYKTPSFSTIVMGVVASAYYVGMTLISDNILQDSILSLGLAIAFYYAITGFACVWYFRADLRNSARDLFFKGIFPLVGALLLTGAFVQSAIDMWDVDYGYTVLFGIGGTFVIGIGSLAIGLVLMLLWYLFPRSKRFFRGESLNRDTEVMVPDEPGVSIRSVDGGI from the coding sequence ATGGCAACGACGCCCATCCACCTGGAACGACCCGACGGCAAGGGGCTGGCCGCTGGCACCCTCGGCCTGTGGGGATCCACCGTCATCGGTCTCGCCTCCACGGCGCCGGTCTACTCCCTCGTCGCGACGCTCGGCTTCGTCGTGCTCGCGGTCGGGGCGCAGGCACCGATCGCGTTCGTGATCGCCTTCGTCCCGATGCTCCTGATCGCCTTCGCCTACCGCGAGCTCAACAACGCCGTGCCCGACTGCGGCACCACCTTCACCTGGGGCACGAAAGCGTTCGGCCCCTGGGTGGGCTGGATGGGCGGCTGGGGTGTCGCGGTGGCCGGGATGGTCGTGCTCGCGAACCTCGCCCAGATCGCCTCGGTGTACTTCTGGTCCCTGATCGGGTTCGACCTGGAGAACAACGACTGGCGGATCATCCTCGTCGCGGTGCTCTTCATCGCCGCGATGACCTGGGTCAGCTGGCGCGGCGTCGAGATCGGCGAGCGCATCCAGAACATCCTGCTGGCCGTGCAGTACCTGGCCCTCGCGATCTTCGTGGTGGCCGCGCTGTGGCAGTTCTTCACCGGCGACGCCCCCGACGCCACGCCGTTCTCGTGGGAGTGGCTGAACCCGTTCGGCTTCACGGACTGGTCGGGCTTCACCGAGGCCATCCTGCTCGCCCTCTTCATCTACTGGGGCTGGGACACGTGCCTCGCGCTGAACGAGGAGACCAAGGACCCCAAGCGCATTCCCGGGCGGGCGGCCGTGCTGACCTGCGTGATCCTGCTGGTGACCTACGTCGCCGTCACGATCGCGGCGATGATGTACGCGGGTCTCGGCGAGGACGGCACGGGGCTCGGCAACGAGGCCAACGCCGACGACTTCTTCCTCGCGATCAAGGACGGCCTGCTGGGCCCGTTCGGCTGGGTGCTGGTGGTCTCCGTCATCATCTCGGCGATCTCGTCGACGCAGACGACGATCCTGCCCACCGCGCGCGGCACGCTCGCGATGGGCGTGTACCGCGCGCTCCCCGCGAAGTTCAAGGAGGTGCACCCGGTCTACAAGACCCCGTCGTTCTCGACCATCGTGATGGGCGTGGTCGCCTCCGCGTACTACGTGGGCATGACGCTCATCAGCGACAACATCCTGCAGGACTCGATCCTGTCGCTGGGCCTCGCCATCGCGTTCTACTACGCCATCACCGGGTTCGCGTGCGTCTGGTACTTCCGCGCCGACCTGCGCAACTCGGCACGCGACCTCTTCTTCAAGGGGATCTTCCCGCTCGTCGGGGCGCTGCTGCTCACCGGCGCGTTCGTGCAGTCCGCGATCGACATGTGGGACGTGGACTACGGTTACACGGTGCTGTTCGGCATCGGCGGCACGTTCGTGATCGGCATCGGCTCGCTCGCGATCGGCCTGGTGCTGATGCTCCTGTGGTACCTGTTCCCGCGGTCGAAGCGCTTCTTCCGCGGCGAGAGCCTGAACCGCGACACCGAGGTGATGGTGCCGGACGAGCCCGGCGTCTCCATCCGCTCGGTCGACGGCGGCATCTGA